Proteins from a genomic interval of Caulobacter rhizosphaerae:
- a CDS encoding DUF3829 domain-containing protein, producing MIKQNKGKARAAASVSIVATAVAAALILGGCDKLPGGKSADGTAASARSPTDMAKVGAYTEGFNKLVGTYGLVETADDYAKADISRQSAQDPIIVSAGWIEQAQDALKSARAMPGGSKAVDQAADTLIADLDKVLARLRPLKVYYDSKAYRDDGLVRGKAEDPLMKAEFQTALTDMDAFSEALKAERNKHLAVELAALKARGDLLAYNSKLALQQSESLVDLFKSPEDLSDPATLAKGDAIVAQLETTLADQRKAYAEAKAKTGGQIGPTRQIAADQLTSMIGNYRDLKRSRNAEDFNMMQRNYNSAVELLNLPQPIAR from the coding sequence GTGATCAAGCAGAACAAGGGCAAGGCCCGGGCCGCGGCTTCGGTCTCGATCGTGGCGACGGCGGTGGCGGCGGCCCTGATCCTGGGCGGCTGCGACAAGCTTCCAGGCGGCAAGTCGGCCGACGGGACCGCGGCGTCAGCCAGGAGCCCGACCGACATGGCCAAGGTCGGCGCCTATACCGAGGGGTTCAACAAGCTGGTCGGAACCTACGGCCTGGTGGAGACCGCCGACGACTACGCCAAGGCCGACATTTCGCGCCAATCGGCCCAGGACCCCATCATCGTCTCGGCCGGCTGGATCGAGCAGGCGCAGGACGCCCTGAAGAGCGCCCGGGCCATGCCTGGCGGTTCCAAGGCGGTCGACCAGGCCGCCGACACCCTGATCGCCGACCTCGACAAGGTGCTGGCCCGCCTGCGCCCGCTGAAGGTCTATTATGACAGCAAGGCCTATCGCGACGACGGCCTGGTCCGCGGCAAGGCCGAAGACCCGCTGATGAAGGCCGAGTTCCAGACCGCCTTGACCGACATGGACGCCTTCTCCGAAGCGCTCAAGGCCGAGCGCAACAAGCACCTGGCCGTGGAGCTGGCGGCGCTCAAGGCGCGCGGCGACCTGCTGGCCTATAACAGCAAGCTGGCCTTGCAGCAGTCGGAGTCCCTGGTCGACCTGTTCAAGTCGCCCGAGGACCTCAGCGATCCGGCGACCCTGGCCAAGGGCGACGCGATCGTCGCCCAGTTGGAGACGACCCTGGCCGACCAGCGCAAGGCCTATGCCGAGGCGAAGGCCAAGACGGGCGGCCAGATCGGTCCGACCCGCCAGATCGCGGCCGACCAGTTGACCTCGATGATCGGCAACTATCGCGACCTTAAGCGCAGCCGCAACGCCGAGGACTTCAACATGATGCAGCGCAACTACAACTCGGCCGTGGAGCTTCTGAACCTGCCCCAGCCTATAGCGCGTTAG
- a CDS encoding NUDIX domain-containing protein, which yields MLWRRRVEPFTRPLVYAWFRWRRGLTIGVRGVVTDVEGRVLLVQHTYVHGWYLPGGGVERRETAETALAREMQEEAGVRVLGRPTLVSVHSNEPRHPGDHVLLYRVHAWEPCAASVQGEIHEVGWFAPDALPADTTPSTRQRIAEALHGAECDPMW from the coding sequence ATGCTCTGGCGTCGTCGCGTCGAACCCTTCACCCGTCCCCTGGTCTATGCCTGGTTTCGCTGGCGGCGAGGCCTGACGATCGGCGTGCGCGGCGTGGTCACCGACGTCGAGGGACGGGTGCTGCTGGTGCAGCACACCTATGTCCATGGCTGGTACCTGCCGGGCGGCGGGGTCGAGCGGCGCGAGACGGCCGAGACGGCCCTGGCGCGGGAAATGCAGGAAGAGGCCGGCGTGCGCGTGCTGGGTCGACCGACCCTGGTCTCGGTGCACAGCAACGAGCCGCGCCACCCGGGCGACCATGTGCTGCTCTATCGCGTCCATGCCTGGGAACCGTGCGCGGCCAGCGTCCAGGGCGAGATTCACGAGGTGGGCTGGTTCGCGCCCGACGCCCTGCCGGCCGACACCACGCCCAGCACCCGCCAGCGCATCGCCGAGGCGTTGCACGGCGCCGAATGCGATCCGATGTGGTGA
- a CDS encoding aldehyde dehydrogenase family protein gives MRDYLKFYIDGQWVEPKGSKTVDVINPATETAAGRVTLGTAEDVDLAVRAARKAFPSFSRTSREERIDLLERVIAEYQKRFEDMAKAITEEMGAPSWLAQRAQAAMGIAHVQTALQVLKDYRFEEDRGTTRLVKEPIGVCAFITPWNWPINQIACKVAPALATGCTMVLKPSEVAPFSAWVWTEILAAAGVPAGVYNLVNGDGPTVGAALSSHPEVDMVSFTGSTRAGIEVARNAAPTVKRVHQELGGKSPNIILDDADFQKAVGGGVASVMMNSGQSCNAPTRMLVPQKRMDEVIAIAKAAAEAHTVGDPNGNSKLGPVVSEVQWTKIQGLIQKGVDEGATLVAGGPGKPEGLETGYYVKPTVFANVTSDMTIAKEEIFGPVLAILGYDGVDQAVEIGNDTEYGLAAYVSGNDLAEVRAVASKLRAGQVILNGAGPDLMAPFGGYKMSGNGREWGDHAFGEFLETKAVLGYSAKQAAE, from the coding sequence ATGCGCGACTACCTGAAGTTCTACATCGACGGTCAGTGGGTCGAGCCGAAAGGCTCCAAGACGGTGGACGTGATCAATCCGGCCACCGAGACCGCCGCCGGCCGGGTGACCCTGGGCACGGCCGAGGATGTCGATCTGGCCGTCCGGGCCGCCCGCAAGGCCTTCCCCAGTTTCTCCCGGACCAGCCGCGAGGAGCGCATCGACCTGCTCGAGCGGGTCATCGCCGAATACCAGAAGCGCTTCGAGGACATGGCCAAGGCCATCACCGAGGAGATGGGCGCCCCGTCGTGGTTGGCCCAGCGCGCCCAGGCGGCTATGGGCATCGCCCATGTCCAGACGGCGCTCCAGGTGCTGAAGGACTACAGGTTCGAAGAGGATCGCGGCACGACCCGGCTGGTCAAGGAGCCCATCGGGGTCTGCGCCTTCATCACGCCGTGGAACTGGCCGATCAACCAGATCGCCTGCAAGGTCGCGCCCGCCCTGGCCACCGGCTGCACCATGGTGCTCAAGCCCTCGGAAGTGGCCCCGTTCTCGGCCTGGGTCTGGACCGAGATCCTGGCGGCCGCCGGCGTGCCGGCCGGGGTCTACAATCTCGTCAACGGCGACGGCCCGACCGTCGGCGCGGCGCTCTCCTCGCATCCGGAGGTCGACATGGTGTCGTTCACCGGCTCGACCCGGGCCGGGATCGAGGTGGCCCGCAACGCCGCCCCGACCGTCAAGCGCGTGCACCAGGAACTGGGCGGCAAGAGCCCCAACATCATCCTCGACGACGCCGACTTCCAGAAGGCGGTCGGCGGCGGCGTGGCCTCGGTGATGATGAACTCGGGCCAGTCGTGCAACGCCCCGACCCGGATGCTGGTCCCGCAAAAGCGCATGGACGAGGTGATCGCCATCGCCAAGGCCGCCGCCGAGGCCCACACGGTGGGCGACCCGAACGGTAATTCCAAGCTCGGCCCGGTGGTCTCCGAAGTGCAGTGGACCAAGATCCAGGGCCTGATCCAGAAGGGCGTCGACGAGGGCGCGACCCTGGTGGCCGGTGGTCCGGGCAAGCCGGAGGGGCTGGAAACCGGCTACTACGTCAAGCCGACGGTGTTCGCCAACGTCACCTCCGACATGACCATCGCCAAGGAGGAGATCTTCGGCCCGGTGCTGGCCATCCTCGGCTATGACGGCGTCGACCAGGCGGTCGAGATCGGCAACGACACCGAATACGGCCTGGCGGCCTATGTGTCGGGCAACGATCTGGCCGAAGTCCGCGCGGTGGCCTCCAAGCTCCGGGCCGGCCAGGTGATCCTGAACGGCGCCGGTCCTGACCTGATGGCCCCGTTCGGCGGCTACAAGATGAGCGGCAACGGCCGCGAATGGGGCGACCACGCGTTCGGCGAGTTCCTCGAGACTAAGGCCGTGCTGGGCTATTCGGCCAAGCAGGCGGCGGAGTAG